One Dioscorea cayenensis subsp. rotundata cultivar TDr96_F1 chromosome 17, TDr96_F1_v2_PseudoChromosome.rev07_lg8_w22 25.fasta, whole genome shotgun sequence DNA window includes the following coding sequences:
- the LOC120280497 gene encoding uncharacterized protein LOC120280497, translating to MKKQRNYGGWGVIRERCMGGRGGGIVELEKGKRSFGFTIDEDLELLNKPTMKTTVVDDGDIYDCVDIHKQPAFDHPSLKNHKIQLRPSSYPVGLFDDKSSSTNSTTSTEIGLPDGGCPSGTVPIRRHTKETLMRMKSSLKNMNTPSMHNGTNNELHHQRAIYITRKTLSEFYGASAFIDVYSLPLTKTWQVSSSYIWIINNEDDDQINTIAIGWTVSNESYGDTKTRLTASWTIDNFQETGCRDTSCPGFVQVSRGLPLGIPIKPLSTYGGTQYGLNILVFKDPNTKNWWSFLHNNRIPIGYWPNEIFTNLGAKANKLNFGGIVGYLDSPDKPPMGSGHYPIEANWVICSSLEVRDIVKDIYNIRYVV from the exons ATGAAGAAGCAGAGGAATTATGGAGGATGGGGGGTTATAAGGGAGAGGTGCATGGGAGGAAGAGGTGGTGGGATTGTGGAGCTGGAAAAGGGAAAGAGGAG cttTGGTTTCACTATTGATGAGGATCTGGAGCTTCTCAACAAGCCAACAATGAAGACTACTGTAGTG GATGATGGAGATATATATGATTGTGTGGACATACACAAGCAACCAGCATTTGATCATCCATCTCTAAAGAATCATAAAATTCAG TTAAGGCCAAGTTCTTATCCAGTTGGActatttgatgataaatcatcatcaacaaatagTACTACATCAACAGAAATTGGATTGCCAGATGGAGGTTGCCCTTCAGGAACAGTACCAATAAGAAGACATACAAAAGAAACTCTCATGAGAATGAAATCATCTTTGAAGAACATGAACACTCCATCAATGCACAATGGTACAAATAATGAATTGCACCATCAG CGGGCAATATACATCACCAGAAAAACACTATCAGAATTTTATGGTGCATCAGCATTCATTGATGTTTATAGCCTTCCTTTAACCAAAACGTGGCAAGTCAGCTCAAGCTATATTTGGATAATAaacaatgaagatgatgatcaaaTAAACACTATAGCAATTGGATGGACA GTATCTAATGAAAGCTATGGAGATACAAAAACCAGACTAACTGCTTCTTGGACT ATTGATAACTTTCAAGAAACAGGATGTAGAGATACATCATGCCCAGGCTTTGTTCAAGTTAGCAGAGGACTGCCACTGGGCATTCCTATAAAACCTCTATCAACATATGGAGGCACACAGTATGGTTTAAACATCCTTGTTTTCAAA GATCCAAATACTAAGAATTGGTGGTCTTTTCTTCACAATAATCGAATTCCAATAGGCTATTGGCCTAATGAAATTTTCACTAATTTGGGTGCAAAGGCTAATAAGCTTAATTTTGGAGGAATTGTTGGGTACTTGGATAGCCCGGATAAGCCACCAATGGGAAGTGGCCATTATCCAATTGAAG CCAACTGGGTAATATGTTCTTCTTTGGAGGTCCGGGATATTGTTaaagatatttataatattcGTTATGTTGTATGA
- the LOC120280560 gene encoding uncharacterized protein LOC120280560: MGSMAMVEKRSGQQQQRRVGGCVGIFFQLLDWNRRLAKKKLFSRKLLPPVGGVKRVSKRFGGDEKMPTSKLKLIADENCGGFPNSNKKSDAKQSFGLCDDDDGGDVGNGMKTAGLVARLMGLETMPVVYQEKPRKALDSELYFDRDESWDCSRLDQDLCTEMGGNGKIDSRPQKIQKTGGFLEKQTVNASRFSSDAFRFNKSMLAGSKKQHHKLPTPVKSPRTLPRRSTVRLMEAATKILDPGSHARNRALTYIGSARASGGVQGSNVGLLSRNVKDSVVGSCRSCGGLVEVPGLRLGECGSSTSDFSNASCSDVGYEDIGIKPLDKVASLVDQVKTNAKNRASDNVEKKYNIVEVREQRKCEEDAIPKPGPKVKNLRQNPVPSIKGKVNGKQDGRRYPNEVNRAKDFISSSKNLNKTTVTRPTKAVATSHKMVGMERSVGGKHLIRKRRPAGGLQNENLCLSNSKLPQERIAKGITTERSISRNRIKSEVRKRADGDSTSGSKGSDAFSFTFTAPMRHGSSSSLYKGMAEKSRSEDKHSGEFLNPKASSPERKNGDSTSQRATPLRGDALSSLLEKKIRELSSLDMDELAKGDANLGRSTASILEELISALTTGAPLPQKNSDCCMDEHSVTSNSCHDSDELQNQVVAITKSLQEKEQSVFAAASPACENDQCSPISILRVSFSNEGSLSESPNGSSGCKPEVRLTESFNNNTLQLDLDSDLLDSATSVISEKFETQKSQQSMNKFHPTGNVYSVSKLIDVHKPISDIELLLDNIFFDQSNGNTFLLNILESILEAFGSCFREYDEPNAVRNFLYDCIMECLHSKTGCKALMRSCQFFSRNRLKTEIFEEIRSWQSLSGKNTDDIIAKEMSRSIERWTTCEVDAFETGIEIQTDILQLLVDEVVVDLCHGS; encoded by the exons ATGGGGAGCATGGCTATGGTGGAGAAGAGGTCTGGGCAACAGCAGCAGAGAAGGGTTGGTGGGTGTGTTGGCATTTTCTTTCAGCTCTTGGATTGGAACCGGAGGCTTGCAAAGAAGAAGCTTTTCTCTCGCAAGCTCCTTCCTCCTG TTGGTGGTGTGAAGAGGGTTTCCAAGAGGTTTGGGGGTGATGAAAAGATGCCTACTTCCAAGCTGAAATTG ATTGCGGATGAGAACTGTGGAGGTTTTCCAAACTCTAATAAGAAATCTGATGCTAAACAATCCTTTGGTTTGTGTGacgatgatgatggtggtgatgtTGGAAATGGGATGAAAACTGCTGGGCTTGTTGCTAGATTGATGGGTTTAGAGACAATGCCTGTTGTTTATCAAGAGAAACCAAGAAAAGCATTGGATTCTGAGTTGTATTTTGATAGGGATGAAAGCTGGGATTGTTCCAGGCTTGATCAGGATCTTTGCACAGAGATGGGTGGGAATGGTAAGATTGATTCCAGGCCACAGAAGATTCAGAAGACAGGAGGGTTCTTGGAGAAGCAGACAGTGAATGCTTCTCGGTTTAGCTCCGATGCTTTTCGGTTCAACAAGAGCATGCTGGCTGGATCGAAGAAGCAGCATCATAAGCTCCCGACGCCTGTTAAGAGCCCGAGGACACTCCCTAGGAGGAGCACAGTGAGGTTGATGGAGGCTGCAACAAAGATCTTAGACCCCGGGTCTCATGCTAGGAATCGAGCTCTTACTTACATTGGCTCGGCAAGAGCCAGTGGTGGTGTGCAAGGATCAAATGTTGGTTTATTATCAAGAAATGTGAAGGATTCAGTTGTTGGATCTTGTAGGAGTTGCGGTGGTTTGGTTGAAGTTCCAGGGTTGCGGTTGGGTGAGTGTGGTTCTTCTACTTCGGATTTTAGCAATGCTTCTTGTTCTGATGTTGGGTATGAAGATATCGGGATCAAGCCACTTGATAAAGTGGCCTCTCTTGTTGATCAAGTTAAGACTAATGCAAAGAATAGAGCTTCGGACAATGTAGAAAAGAAGTACAACATTGTTGAAGTTCGAGAACAAAGGAAGTGCGAAGAGGATGCCATCCCAAAACCCGGCCCTAAGGTGAAAAATTTGAGGCAAAATCCGGTGCCATCTATCAAAGGTAAAGTTAATGGCAAGCAAGATGGAAGAAGGTATCCCAACGAGGTGAATCGGGCCAAAGATTTCATATCTTCcagtaaaaatttaaacaagaCCACTGTTACACGGCCGACCAAAGCAGTAGCAACAAGCCATAAGATGGTTGGGATGGAGAGAAGTGTTGGCGGGAAGCATTTGATTCGGAAGCGAAGACCGGCTGGAGGCTTGCAGAATGAAAATTTGTGTCTAAGCAATTCAAAATTACCACAAGAGAGAATTGCTAAAGGGATCACTACCGAACGTTCTATCAGTCGGAATCGTATCAAGAGTGAGGTAAGGAAGAGGGCAGATGGTGATAGTACCTCTGGTAGCAAGGGTAGTGATGCATTCTCTTTTACATTCACTGCTCCAATGAGACATGGTTCAAGTTCTTCTTTGTATAAGGGGATGGCCGAGAAGAGTAGGAGCGAAGATAAACATTCAGGCGAGTTCTTGAATCCAAAGGCATCATCACCCGAACGAAAGAATGGTGACTCGACATCTCAAAGAGCAACACCTTTGAGAGGTGATGCACTGAGTAGTCTTctagaaaagaaaatcagagAACTGTCATCGCTGGATATGGATGAGTTAGCAAAAGGGGATGCAAATTTAGGTAGGTCTACTGCTTCGATTCTTGAGGAGCTTATCTCTGCACTTACGACAGGAGCTCCATTACCTCAGAAAAATTCTGATTGTTGCATGGATGAGCATAGTGTAACAAGCAATTCTTGTCATGACTCTGACGAGTTACAGAATCAAGTAGTTGCCATTACCAAAAGCCTTCAG GAAAAGGAACAATCTGTTTTTGCTGCTGCATCTCCGGCCTGTGAAAATGATCAGTGTAGTCCAATCTCTATTCTCAGAGTTTCATTCTCCAATGAGGGTTCTTTATCTGAAAGTCCAAATGGTAGCTCAG GATGCAAACCAGAAGTGAGGCTCACAGAGAGCTTTAACAACAATACACTCCAATTGGACCTTGACAGTGATCTTTTGGATTCGGCTACTTCAGTAATTAGTGAAAAGTTTGAAACTCAAAAGAGTCAGCAGTCCATGAATAAGTTCCATCCTACCGGCAATGTGTACTCAGTAAGCAAACTAATTGATGTGCACAAACCCATATCAGATATAGAATTGCTGCTGGACAACATTTTCTTTGATCAATCAAATGGGAACACATTTCTTCTCAACATATTAGAATCCATCCTCGAAGCTTTTGGTTCTTGCTTCAGAGAGTACGATGAACCTAATGCGGTTAGGAATTTCCTGTATGACTGCATTATGGAATGCCTGCATTCGAAAACTGGTTGCAAAGCATTGATGAGATCGTGCCAGTTCTTCAGCAGAAATCGATTGAAGactgaaatttttgaagagattAGAAGTTGGCAGAGCTTATCAGGGAAAAACACCGACGACATTATCGCAAAGGAAATGAGCCGATCAATTGAGAGATGGACGACATGTGAAGTCGATGCTTTTGAGACAGGCATTGAGATTCAAACTGACATCCTTCAGTTACTGGTTGATGAAGTTGTTGTTGATTTGTGCCACGGAAGCTAA
- the LOC120280561 gene encoding uncharacterized protein LOC120280561, translating to MQKKRSTPILRKAMDLIAHSITPMSKVRKPKSFRLLKHYNYAYVGEYEFSPSSTPLFQHSRRVPVKKRSLHFLCFLCGGRAGFTDSSALESFSLTADVVDFESPEPLELAGEDDEDSVDTRAEKFIEMFYKEMRIQRQHSLSALF from the coding sequence ATGCAGAAGAAGAGGAGTACTCCAATACTAAGGAAAGCAATGGACCTCATTGCTCATTCCATCACTCCAATGAGCAAAGTGAGGAAACCCAAGAGTTTTAGGCTTCTCAAGCATTATAACTATGCCTATGTTGGAGAGTATGAGTTCTCTCCTTCTAGTACTCCACTCTTTCAGCATTCCAGAAGGGTGCCTGTAAAGAAGAGAAGTCTTcatttcctttgttttctctgTGGTGGTAGAGCTGGTTTCACTGACTCTAGTGCTTTGGAGTCCTTTTCTTTGACTGCTGATGTTGTGGACTTTGAGTCACCTGAGCCATTAGAGCTTGCTGGAGAGGATGATGAAGATTCAGTGGACACTAGAGCTGAGAAGTTCATTGAGATGTTTTACAAGGAGATGAGGATTCAGAGACAACATTCTCTCTCtgcattgttttga